The genomic DNA ACTGAGTTTAGTGACGTATGCACCTTATAAGAACCCTAAGGTAGTGATTGCCATTGCCTTTCCTGGGATTACTGCAACCAGTGGTGCTTATAACACGACAACTGCCACACAAATTTATAAGGCCTTTTGGAAGTATTATAATAAGTAAAAATCAGCTTTTTTCGTGCCAGTATCTTAATTGATACTGGTATTTTTTAATCATTAATGGTATAGTAGTTCAAGTTAAGGGTTCCGGCCCTGTAATATGCGAATGAGTTTGGAGGGTCAACAACATGCGGGTACACATTACACTTGAATGTACAGAATGCCATGAACGCAACTACTTATCTTCAAAGAACCGCCGGAACAATCCGGACCGGGTTGAATTTAAGAAGTATTGTCCACGGGAACACAAAGTGACATTACATCGTGAAACAAAATAACAACGGGGACTCCTGTTGTTTTTTCTGTAACATTGTCATCAGACAATGGGTTTCTCATTTGTTGGCAACTGCCAAATTGATTTTTCAATTTGACATGTTAATGAATGAGATTTTTTTATACCAATTTTATTTTGGGGGTGCCGTACGTGGATAAAAAAACGTTTCGTAAGCAACAGCTTGGGCGATTAAGCCAAATGACGCCGGCTGACCGGCAACGGCAAAACCAGGCGTTACAGACCCAATTATTTGCAAGCCCAACATGGCAAAATGCCCAGGTTATTGCCATGACAATTAGTAGTGACATCGAAGTAGCGACGCGCCCACTTATTGAACAAGCGTGGGCGGATGGCAAAATGGTGGTCATTCCAAAAACGCTGCCGCATCGTCAAATGGCCTTTTATCCTTACCAAGTGACTGATCGACTTGAGCGAACGACTTTTGGAATCCCAGAGCCCGTCACGGGTGAACCAATCGCCAAGCAACAGATCGATCTAATCTTAGTTCCTGGTCTTGGATACAGCCGTGACCAGCACGCCCGGATTGGCTTTGGCGGTGGTTATTATGATCGCTATCTAGCCGATTATACTGGCAAGAAGTTGACGCTCGCCTATGACCAGATGGCTTTTGAACATGCCGAGTGGCCAGTTGATCAATACGACGTCTTATTGGACGAGCTTTTAGTGGCGGGGGATGAACAACATGACAAGAATTAGACGTTGGTGGCAAACCGAACCAGCAATTACCCAGGTCTTATTAACGATTACGGTCGCTGTCTTTTTGATTGAATGGTTGATGGGTGACGGTGCTATGTTGGTTTTTAATTCGTTAGGT from Lactiplantibacillus paraplantarum includes the following:
- the rpmG gene encoding 50S ribosomal protein L33, whose product is MRVHITLECTECHERNYLSSKNRRNNPDRVEFKKYCPREHKVTLHRETK
- a CDS encoding 5-formyltetrahydrofolate cyclo-ligase, with the protein product MDKKTFRKQQLGRLSQMTPADRQRQNQALQTQLFASPTWQNAQVIAMTISSDIEVATRPLIEQAWADGKMVVIPKTLPHRQMAFYPYQVTDRLERTTFGIPEPVTGEPIAKQQIDLILVPGLGYSRDQHARIGFGGGYYDRYLADYTGKKLTLAYDQMAFEHAEWPVDQYDVLLDELLVAGDEQHDKN